The window GGGCCGGATCATATGTTTGATCAGATGGATGAGATTGTATGGACGCTGTGCCCCGGTGCAGTAGCCCGGATGAGCGAAGCGATATCCGGGAACGCCGGTGGATGAGGGGAGCCCTGTCCCGCATGTCGCTCCGCTCATGCGGGCTACGACGGCCCTACTCCGTCCTGCGCAAGAACGCCCCGAACGCGCGCGGACCGTCGCCGGTCTTGACCTCGCCGGTCACCTTCATCTCGACCGCGTCGATGATACTCAATGTATTGCTCTCCCAGCACGCGACGATGACGCGCTTGCCGTCGGCGGTCGCGGCGATGCCTTCGGGATAGTCGCCGACATTGATGCGCTTGAGCGGCTTCAAGGTCGCCAGATCGAACACGCTGACTGTGCCGCCATACTGATCGGTGACGAAGCCGCGGCCCTGCGTCAGTGCCACCGCATAGGGACGCATCCCGACCGGCGCGCGGCCGATCTCGCGCGCCTCTGCGATGTCGATCACCGAGACATCATCGGAGCCGACATTGGCGGTGTAGGCTCGCTTGCCCTCGGCATCGATAGTGACACCGAACGGACGGGTGCCGACCTGGATGGTCGCCCTGCGCTGGCGCGTCGCCGTGTCCACGACCGAGACGCTGTCGTCGTCGCGGTCGGCCGAGAGCAGCAGTTTGCCGTCTGGCGTCACTGCGAGCCCCGACGGCGAGGCACCGACCCCGATGCTGGCCGTGACGCTGCGGCTCGCCGTATCGATCACCCGCACGGCGGCTGCGTACCAGTCCGCGACATAGACGGCGCGGCCATCCGGCGCGACGGCAATGCCAAGCGGCCCGCCGCCGACCTCGATCCGCCCCGCAACCTGCCGCGTTGCCGCGTCCACCACCGTCACCGCTTTGGCATCCGGGCTTGTCACATAGGCAAAGCGCCCGTCCGCGCTGATGGCGACGCCGGCCGGCTTGCCGCCGATCGGGATCGTCGCGACGCTGCGCGCAGTGGCGAGGTCCACGACCATCAGATCGTCGCTGAGCTGGTTGGTGACGAACGCCTCGTCGGCGCACGCGCTGCCGAGAGCGGCACGGCAAATGCTGGCGACGAGCGCCGCCAGGACCGGCGCCCGCACCGTCAGCTTCCGCTCTCGATCTTCTTCTTCAACGACTCGAGGCCGGCCTTGTAGAGCCCGCTCACCGCAGCCTTGGCCGCCTCGTCGCTCAGCTCCGGCGGCGGGTCGTTGTTGGGGAAGCCGCGATAGAACGCGCCGGCCCATTCCAGGGTCGAGCCCTTGCCGTCAGCGCTCGGCGTCACCGTCAACGTCGAGGAGTAGTTGGTCACCGGCAGCACCTTCACGTCCACATTGGTGATCCGGTAGGAATAGCTCATTGCGGCGGCATCGAACTTGTAGAGTTCCTCGTCGACGGTCGCGCCTCCCGTCAGCGTCAGCTTCCGCGTCGCGCCGATCTCGTTGCCCTTCTCGCCCTCGGTCTTGGTAACAGGCGGCAGCCAGCTCATGTCCTGGAAATTGCCCATTGCGGCCCACACCTTGGCCGGGGCAGCGTTGATCTCGATGGATTCGCGCACCTTCTGACGGGTCGGGCCGTGGGCCCAGGCCGATGTCGAAGCCGGGCCAAACGCCGCCGTCAAAGCCGCCGCGCCCGCGGCAGTCAGCACCGCGGCCAGGACCGTGCGCCGTCCAATCGTCACCCTCATCTCGTTTCCTCATGCGTCTCGTTGATCATGCGCGACTTGAAGCGCGCTGGGGTGATGGTAGCGCATTTTGCGGCCGGGGGGAGACCCGTTCGTGGCCGCGTTGCGGCGGGTGTCCGCGTGCCCCACAACCCCTTGCCGCCCGGCGGGCAAAACACCCAAGCAGAGGGTCAATCACGGCGCGCAAAAATATTTCTCTTTATCCGTATTTCGGATTATCATATAGAGAGCCATCCCAACCCGGCCGAGGGGCGGATCGCGATCGTCACGAACGCGGGATGGGACGTGGTGGACGCAGGCGGCGTCGGCGCGAAGGGCTTTGCAGGGCGGGCAACCGTGAGCGAAGGCGTCGCGCACACGACCGGTGCAGCCTGCGTACGGCAAAATCGTGTGGTCCTGGCGCCCGGGGTCTGTGCGCCAAGTGTTGCGGTGATGTGGCGGCCCGACCGGGTCCGCAGCATCAGCCATCCGCAAGGCGACGGGGGCAATAGTGCATCGCTCCCCGGGGAGAGCACGACATAAGCCGTAAAACCACTGCGCAGGGAAGGCCGTGTGTTGGGCTTCACCTGTATGCCGCTGTGCAGCCTCTTGTAGCGCAACCTTCGCACAGTGGACCGTGGGTGCCAGCCGGCACCCGGCCTTCCCTGCGCCCTCGGCATTTTTGAGGGCAAACAATACCGCAAAGCTCGGGCGCGATGTGCCGCGAGGATGCGAAACCGCGCGTATCACCTGAATAGCAGTGCCAGATGAATTCGGGCTCTCGGTCGGAACATATCCGGAACGCAACCCTCGCGAAAGCTGCATCTGAGAAATATGCAGCAACAAACCCCGACATGCGTCGCGAGGGCAAACTGGAATCTGAGATTGCTGTCCGAAATCGCCTTGGAGAACCCAGCTCTGAGACATTTGAGCGGCATGAGGCCCGCCCTCACCTCACGACCCCGCAATGATTGACGGACGTCCGGGACCGTAAAGCCGCGAGGAGTGCGCGATGGTATCAACGTATTTCAGTTACAGCTACATCACGCGCAATCTCAAGCAGTCCCTGACGCGGGTTGAACAGCAACAGGACGTGGCGCGAGAGGCCGCCTATTACAAAGCCCACATCGGCAAGGTGAAGTCCGTCGACGACTTCATGAAAGACTATCGCCTTTATCATTATGCAACGAAGGCGTATGGCCTGGAAGACATGGCCTACGCCAAGGCCTTCATGAAAAAGGTGCTGGAGAGCGACCTCTCCGACGCAAACAGCTTCGTCAACAAGCTGGTCGACAAACGCTACCGCGAGTTCGCCGCGGCATTTTCCTTCAATGGCAGTGCCACGCCGGTTGCGCAATCGGAGAACCAGACCGACGAGATGATCGGTCTGTACACGGCGACCAGGAAGAGCCAGGTCGATGCACTTGCCGGCGACTCGAATTACTACAGCGCCGAAATCGGCAACATCAGCAGTGCAGACCAGCTCCTGAACAACGACCGCCTTCGCAATTATATCTATTCGGCGTACGGGATCGATCAAAGCAAATGGTCGCGTGACACCATCAGCCAGGTCTTGCGCAGCGATCCATCCGATCCAAGCAGCTACGTCAACACCACTTTCGCCTCTCAGCTGAGTGGCCTCAACGCCGATCTTGCTCAGGCCCGATCGGATGTCACCGCGGCCAATTCAAGGATAGCCGACTACACCACCCAACTCTCACAACCGGGCGCGAACGTGACCCAGTTGAACGTCCAGATCCTGGTCGAAAAGCATCATCTGGAGTCATATGCGAGCAGCATTTCCAGCCTCAGCGACCAGATAGGGACGATTGGCCGGTTCGTCGACCTGGCCGGTGCATTCGAGTTTTCCTCCGACGGGTCGCTTCCGTCAGGTGTGTCGGCGCAGACTGCCGCAAATGTCACGATCACGAAACAGAAGTTCGACGACAGCAAGTCCGCCGTCTATTCGGCGGCAAGTCCGTTGAACGAAGCTTTCGCAATCAGGCAATTCAGAACTGCCATCCTCAAGATCAATTCAGTCCAGGCGTTCGTATCGACACCGGGCGTTTATGATTTTGCGCTGGGAGCCGTCGGCCTCGACCCCGCAAACGTCTCGCCGGCGACTGTCAAGGCCGTGCTCGAAAGCGACATCAACGATCCCAAAAGCTACGTCTATACCCTCAAGGACGATCGATATCTGGAGCTGGCACGCGCCTTCAACTTCGACGCAAAAGGCAATCTGACGACCCCCTTGGTGGCTCAGGACTCGGCTGAAGTCCTCCAGATGGCGAAGGACTACGTCATTGGAGCGGTGAAGAGCGCCAGCACGGCAACGCCCCAACAGCAGGCCGCAGTTCGGGCCCAGGCCACGAAGGATGCGTCGGAATATCAGCAGGCGATCGCCGGCATCGACAGCGTTTCCGATCTTCTCGCAAACAGGCCGATGGTCGATTTCATCCTCCTGGCAAAGGGGTTGGACCCCAGGAAGGTCAGCACCGAATTTCTCAAGAAGATCTTCAGCTCCGATCTCAACGATCCAAAGAGCTTCGCGAACACCGAGAACGATCCTCGCTTTGCCGAAATCGTGGCGTCGTTCAATTTCGACAGTAAAGGCAACGTCGCACGTCTTCCGATGATGGGTCCACAGAAGCGGGATCAGTTTCGGGAAGCACAAGCGAACTATGTCGAGCAAAGCCTGGAGCAGCAGCAAGGGGATGCGAATCCCGGCGTGCGCCTGGCGCTCTATTTCCAGCGAAAGGCGGGGGACATCACGTCCGCATATGACATCCTTGCCGACAAGGCTCTTTCGGAGGTGTTCAGGACCACCTTCGATCTGCCTGACTCGATGGCGGCGATGCCGATCGATCAGCAGGCCAAGTTCGTGGACAGATTCATGAAGATCAAGGATCTGTCCGATCCCGCGAAGGTTACAAAGCTGTTGAGCCGTTTCTCCGCCATGTATGACATCAGAAACAGCCAGAGCACCGGCCAGGGCCAATCCCCCCTGCTCAACCTGTTTCAGGGATCGAGTTCGGGGATCAGTGACTCCACGTACTTGGCCATTGCCAAGCTACGCACTCACTGATCGTTCGCCGGAACTAGTCCAACACCTCGAGCACCAGCTCCATGGTCATCAGCACGGGATTGTCGCCACGGATCAGACGGCCCTCCGCCCTGCCGCCGGTATAGTCGATCAGGGCGACGTCGAGTGCGGCTCCGAGCGCGCCGCAGGAGCCGGCCGCAATCGTGCCGGCTGTGACCGCAAGCTCGGTCGCGAAGGGCTCGGTCACGCCGCCATGGGTGAAGCGCGCCCCGATGGTCGAGCCGACACCGCCGTGAATCTTCCCGCGCGCAATGCCCTGCGCGCGGCAGAAGTCTTCGAGGCAGAAGGCGAAATCCTGATTGGGGCGCAGCCGCAGCGCGAAAGCGCGGCTGGTCGTGCGTGCGCCGGTGCGCGCAGTCGCCACCGGCCCGAACAGCTTGAAATTGGTCTCGGGATCGGGCTCGGCGGCAAACATCGCACCATCGACACCGAAGGCCTCGACCTCGAACGGCTCGGCGACAACAGTTTCGTCCGGCAGCATGTGGCCACCACCGGCGCGGCCATCGGCCTCCGTCCACAGCCCATGGCAATGAAAGAACGGCGCGCCATCGCGCATGCCCAGCGTCATGCTGCCGAGCCTGGTGCGCGTCACGCCGCTTGGCCGGAATGTCTCGCTATAGAACGCAGCATTCTCGCTGGTCTTCGACAGCGCCGGCATGACATAGCCGAACGGCCCGAGCGCGCCGCGCCCGAAGCTGAGCACGCCGCCAGCAAATCCCTCCGCGGCAAAACCGCGGCGCGCCGCCTCCAGCAGCGGGAGACCTGCTTGAAGCGTGAAGGAGAAGGGACGCCCCCTCGCCTCTACCCATTGGATGCGTTCGGCGACCGGCGCGCCGGGCTGCTTGATGCTGCGCATGACCTTCGCTCAGCCCGTCCTTGTCTTGTCGAGATCGAGCAGGCCGCGGGCCTCGAGCTCGTCGCGAACCATCCGTTTGGGAATTTTGCCGTAGCCGGATTTCGGCAAGGCCTCCCAAAAAAAGAACCGCTTCGGCATCTTGTAGCGCGGCACCTTGGGCGACAGGAACGCCGCCATCTCCGCTTCACTCACCGGCTTCGCGCCCTCGCGGGCGACGCAGACGGCAACGCCGACCTCGCCCCAGGTTGCATCGGGCACGCCGAGCACCGCGACCTCGCCGACGCAAGGATGGGTCAGGATTTTCTCCTCGATCTCGCGCGGATAGATGTTGGAGCCGCCGGAGATGTACATGTCGGAGGCTCGTCCCGTGATGTAGACGAACCCCTCCTCGTCCATGTGGCCAAGATCGCCGGTGCGGAACCAGCCGTTGCGGAACGCCTTCGCATTGGCTTCGGGATTGTCGTAGTAGCCGGCCAGCACCGCGGGGCCGATCACGCAGATCTCGCCGCTCTGGTTGGCGCCGAGTTCGCGGCCCTCGTCGTCCTGGATCGAGACCTGCATGCCGGTACGCTCGAAGCCACAGGTGCCGATCTTCGCGTGCGGCCCGTCCTCAGGATCATGCAGCGCCGCCGGCAGCACGGTGATGTTGCCGGTCACCTCGCCGAGGCCGAAATACTGCACGATGACCTTGCCGAGCTTCCTCAGCGCAGCCTTCTGGTCCTCGCGATACATCGGCGCACCCGCATAGATCACCTGGCGCAGCGAGGAGTGGTCGTATTTGTCGGCGGCGGGATGCTCGACCATCATCTTCAGAATGGTCGGCACCACGAACAGATTGCTGACCCGATGCGCCTCGATCAGGCGGAACGCCTCGTCGATGTCGAATTTCTCCGTCGGCAGCAGCACCGTGCGCACGCCGCGCGCGGTTTGAACCAGCTGATGCACGCCGGCGCCATGCGACAGCGGCGCCACCACCAGCGAGGCATCCGCTTCGGTGACGCCAGGGGTGAGATCGGCGAGATGGTTGGTGACGACGAAACCCATCTGGCCGTGGGTGAGCACCGCGGCCTTGGAGCGGCCGGTGGTGCCCGACGTGAAGAAGAACCAGCAGGGATCGTCGTGCTCGACCGCGACGTTCTCGACCACCGTGCCGGCGCGCGACGCGACGGCATCCGCAACCGACGTTTCGGCAAATGGCGCCCGACCGTCGATGCTCCAGGTGAATTCCAGCGCGCCACCGCTCACCGCCGCGGCGTGCTCGGGGAAATCGACATGGCACAGAAACGCCTTCGCGCCGGAAGCCTGCGCGAGATAGGCGACCTCGTCCGGCATCAGTCGGAAATTTGTGGGTACCCAGACCGCGCCGAGCCGGAACGCCGCGAACATTGAGAAGAACATCTCGTCGCCGTTCTTGGAATGGACAAGGATGCGGTCGCCCTTAGTGATGCCCCGCGCTGCGAGGGCTGCCGCCAGCGCCGAGACCTGCGCATCGATCTCGCGCCAAGTCCAGGATCTGTCACCCCAGACGAAACCGGAACGCGCCCCATGCCGCCGCGCATTCTGGGTCAGCATGTGAGCGAGATTCATGACGCGGCGAGACATGCGCAGGGGCTGCATCGGGCTTCCTCTTCGGCGGCGGACGGCACGCGAGCCGCCCGCTCATTGCAGCCCATTTATCGTCATCGCCAGTACCCCTGCAAGGCTGCTGGGCGCAGCGCAGCCCATCCCACCGTTCAGGAAATTTTAAACATGATCGGCGCAACCTCGCTCAGTTCTCGCGTACAGAGTGCCGCATCATGGTCAAAGCGCCCGCCTTCCTCCTGTTGTCGCTGGCGCTTGCCGGATGTGCCGTGGGCCCACAAGCGCACCTCGCCTCCGATCCCGCCTTCAAGACTGCGCGCTATGCCTGGGACGGCGCCGGCGAAAATCCAAATCGCCCGCGCGGGGCCTCAGAACCAGCACGGATCGCCCGATCCGAGCTCAACAGGTCGCAAGCCGGGCTTCAGCCCTATTCGAAGGAATGGTGGCAGGCGCAGGACGGCATCGAGGCGGAACAGGATGCCAGGGTCAACCGTTCCCTCGTCATCTGCCAGGGATGCCTGCGCCCGCAGGCGCAGCCGGAGGATTCCAGGCTCGCCAAGGCGACCGATTGAAGCATCCGGACTCTCAGGACCTGATGGAGGTGCAGCCCCGTCGTCGCGAGAAGCGGCCGAGAGCTACAACGCCCCGAGCTTCCGTAACGACTCCTGCGCCGTCGCCAAGCCCGGCTTGAATTCCAGCGCCTTCCTGAAATCGGCGATCGCGCCCTGTTTGTCGCCGAGCCGCAGCTTGGCCTGTCCGCGATTGTTCCACGAGAACACGTCGGAGGGATCGTATTGCAGCGCCTTGTCGTAGTCGGAAAGGCCGCCCTTGCTGTCGCCCTGATAGAGCCGGATCATGCCACGATTGCGCCAGCCGCGCGCGTCGGTCGGCGCAACACGGATCGCCTCGCCATAATCGGCGGCGGCGCGATCGAGCTGCTCGCTGTCGCGATACACGTTGCCGCGGTCGATATAGGCGAGCAGATCTGGTGCAAGCTTGATCCGCGTGGTGTAGTCGGCGATGGCGTGCGCCATGTCGTGCTTGCGGTAATACACCAGTGCGCGATTGGCGTAGGCCATGGCGTATTTGGGATCGCGCTTGATCGCCGCGTCAAAGTCGGCAAAGGCGCCGTCGAGATCGCCCTTGTTGAAACGCGACTCGCCGCGATTGCTGTAGGCGAGCGCCAGCGACGGATCGAGCTTGATGGCCTGGTCGTAATCGGCAATGGCGCGATCATAGTCGCGCTTGAAACTGTAGACACGGCCGCGATTGTTGTAGGCGCAGGCATAGCCGGGGTCGAGCCTGACCGCCTCGTCGAGATCGGACAGCGCCGCGTCGAGCTCGCGCTTCTCCGTCAGACCATGGCCGCGATTGCAATAGGCGCCGGCCAGCCGAGGTCCGCTCTCGCTCTTGGTATCGATTACGATCGAGCAAGCCTTGATCCGCTCGTCCGGCGTGCTGGCCAGTCCGACGCAGGCCTCCCAGGCCGGACCGCCGGCCGCCAACGCCGGCGCCGGCGAGATCAGCGTGGCGAGCAGCGCGATGAGGCTGAGCGGGACACGCATTTTCCGGATATCTCCCCTGCGGCAACCACTCTTGGTCGCATCTTGGCAAGGACCGGTTCAGGCGCCTAGATCAGAGGCAAGCAGCAGGTCGGAAGGATTTTCCATGGCGCCATCGGTACGGGACAACAAGGACAGAAGCCGCTTCGAGCTCGATGTCGGCAGCGAGATCGCCTTCGCCAATTACCGGCTGACGCCGTCGGCGGTGATCATCACCCACACCGAGACGCCGCGCGCGCTGCGCGGCCGTGGCATCGGCTCCGAGCTGGTCAAGGGCGCGCTGGAATTGATCCGCCGCGACGGCAGGAAGGTGATCGCTGGCTGCGGCTTCGTCGTCGACTATCTCGACAGGCATCCGGAAGATGCGGATCTCGTCGCCTGAATGCAAAAGGGCCCGCGCGATCGCGGGCCCTTGGATTGCGACCGGGCGATCGGTCAGTGCTTGATCTCCGGCGGCAGCTTGCCGCCATTCGCCGCGAGCTTGGACATCACCTGCTTGTGCAGCCAGACGTTCATGGTCGCGGAATCGTTGGTGTCGCCGCTGTAACCGAGCTCCTTGGCGAGGTCCTTGCGCGCGGCGAGGCTGGAATCGATGTCGAGCGCCTTCATCAGGTCGACGATCGAGGTGCGCCATTCCAGCTTTTCGCCCTTGTGCGCGGCGGCCGCCGCGTCGACGATCGAGGCAACGTCCACCGTCGCCGCGGGCGCCGATCCGCTCGGCGCGGCCCCTGCGGGCGCGCTGCCCGACGGTGCGCTACCCGCGGGCGCGGCGGAAGCTGGCTGGCTACCGAAGATCGCGCCCATAATTTTCCCGAAAATGCTCATGTCTGCTCCCCGAAAAGGACCCGCTGGAGGGCCTTGAGTGGCACTTATAGACCAAGTTGCGTCGTTGCACCCGCAAAGTTCCGCGGACCAGCAAGCAGCATCAGCTTATCTACGGCGAAATGACGACCGAATGACATCATCGAGGTTGCGCTGCGGCATCGAATCTCACCCAAGCGTGAGGGACAGGACTCGTGAATGGGCGTACGCTTGACGTTCAGTTCGCGATGCCATCCGGAATTCGCGTCTGGTTGGGGATCGCGAAACTCAGAACAGCGGCCGCTCGCGCCGTTTGCTGGCGCCAGATTCGGCTGCATGGCAAGGGAGCTAGCGACCATGGCCACACTCTACCCGGGCAATGTCCCCTCTATGGCCCAGACCGCCGAAGCGGCTGGACCGGTGATCCGAACGATCCAACTCTCCGATCTGAACGATGCGCTCAAGCGCGGCTGGGACGATTTCAAGGCGGTGCCGAGCCACGCCATCATCCTCTGCGTGATCTATCCTGTGCTGGGCCTCGTGCTCGCCCGCGTGGTGATGGGCTATTCAGTGCTGCCGTTGTTGTTTCCGCTGGCCGCGGGCTTCGCGCTAATCGGCCCGTTCGCGGCGCTCGGTCTCTACGAGCTCTCCAGCCGGCGCGAGCGCTATGAGGAGGCCAGCGCCTGGGATGCTATGGAGGTGCTGCGTTCGCCCTCCTTCGGCGCCATGCTCGGTCTCGGCGCGCTGCTGCTGGCCCTGTTCGTGACCTGGGTTGCGACCGCGCAGGCAATTTACGTCGCTGCGTTCGGCTATGAAGGCGCGTCCGGGATCTCGGACTTTCTGACGCGCGTGCTCACGAGCCGGCAAGGCTGGTGGCTGATCGTGGTCGGCTGCGGCACCGGCTTCCTGTTCGCCCTTGCCGCGCTCTGCATCAGCGCCGTGTCGTTCCCGCTGATGCTCGACCGCCATGCCGGCGCGTTCGAGGCCATGGTGACGTCGCTGCGCGTTGTCGCGAAGAACCCGGTGCCGATGGCGGCCTGGGGCCTGATCGTGGCCGTCCTGCTGGCGCTGGGCACGATTCCGGCCTTCCTCGGCCTTGCCGTAGTCGTCCCCGTGCTCGGCCATGCCACTTGGCATCTCTACCGCAAGGCAATCGCGGCCGATCCGGGCGCGCGTCCGGTGCCGCCTCCGCCACATCGTCCACGCAAGCCGGCCGCCGACTTCCCCGCCAACCTCTTCCCCTGGCGCAATCGGACCGACGTCTGACGATTTCGTGACGTGCGATCCTGCCCCGGAGCGGGCAGGATCGCGCACTGTCATACGCCTTGCTTTGGCCGCGGTTTCCATCGAGATTGCGCCCGCCGTTCAGATCACTTCACGGAATTTATTTGCTCGAATGACCCCGACGATTTCTCGTCTCGCCCTCGCAGCCTTAGCCATCACCGCATCCATCCTATCCGCTCAGCCCGCGCTCGCCGCTGTTGCCTGCGGTTCGGGCAATTTCGACGCGTGGCTTGCAGACTTCAAAACCGACGCCGCGGCCAAAGGCGTCTCGCAACAGGCCATTTCCGCCGGGCTCGCCGGTGTAACGCTCGATCAGAGCGTGCTCAACCGCGACCGTTCGCAGAAAGTCTTCAGCCAGACCTTCGAGGAGTTTTCCGGCCGCATGGTGCCGCCGCGCCTGACGCGCGGCTCCAACATGATGAAGCAATACGGCTCGGTGCTGTCGCGCATCGAGCAGACCTACGGCGTGCCTGGCGAGGTGCTGGTCGCGATCTGGGGTCTCGAGACCGATTTCGGCGTCAATACCGGCAAGTTCGCGACCATCCGCTCGGTGGCGACGCTGGCCTATGACTGCCGGCGCGCCGAGCAGTTTCGCGCCGAGCTGCTGGATGCGCTGCGCATCGTCCAGCGCGGCGACCTCGCACCGGCCGACATGAAGGGCGCCTGGGCCGGCGAGCTCGGCCAGACCCAGTTCATGCCGTCGTCATGGATGAAATACGCCGTCGATTTCGACGGCAATGGCAAGCGCGATCTCCTGCACAACGCTCCCGACGTGCTCGCCTCCACCGCGAACTATCTTGCCGGTTATGGCTGGCAGAAGGGTAAGGATTGGCAGCCTGGCAGTCCAAATTTCGCGGTCCTGCAGCAGTGGAACAAGAGCGAGGTCTACTCCAAGACCATCGCTTATTTCGCGACCCAGCTCGCGCGCGCCCCTTAGATGCTTGCTGGATAACGCGCGTAGGGCCGATCGCTTGGCGCCCGCCGCTTCTCTGGCGCTTTTATCCCTGCTTGCCCATGATGGCGTGCGTCGCCCTGGTACGCATGACCAATGAATGAACATAAATTCATTTTTCGCGCCATTGCATCATGCGATTCGCGCATGCATGACTTGGGTATAGAAGCTATTCAGTCAACTTGCGGACGACCAGAAAGCAACTTATTTCGCCCTGAATGGAACCGTCTCATCCGCAGTAAATCCGTGAATTGACGGGCTTTTTCAGTGCCCGTCTTCCTGTTTCGCCCGCCCTTTGGGCGGGAGTGCTTCCGGGTTAATCGTCCGTTACCAATGCCATGCGTTGAGCGCTTAGCTGCATCGCAACATCGGAACTTTCGCACTGCACCACTCTCACCTATATTCATTTCAACGATGAGGCTCGGGCAAGAGCTGAATCGAACTACAGGAGACTACCAATGCTGCTCTCGCTCATCCGCATGATCCAAGCTTTCCGGGACTATCAGCGCAATGTTGCCGAGCTGTCCCAGCTCAGCGATCGCGAATTGGCCGACATCGGCCTCGATCGCTCGGACATCCCGCGCGTTGCCGCCGGTCAGTATCAGGGCTGATATCGTTCAGCCCTTAACCGGACGAACCGATAGCGCCCGCCTCGTGCGGGCGTTGTCGCATCCGGAGGCAGAAAACTCGATCTCGGCGATTCCACTGATCGCCGAAAAGCGCTACCTGTCCGCCCCATGACAGGACCCCAATCAAATACCGTGCACGTGATCGGCGCAGGCCTTGCCGGCTCCGAAGCCGCCTGGCAGGTGGCCAAATCCGGCGTGCCCGTGGTGCTACACGAGATGCGGCCGACCCGCACGACCGAGGCACACCGCACCGACGGGCTTGCCGAGCTCGTCTGCTCCAATTCGTTCCGCTCGGACGATGCCGCCAACAACGCCGTCGGCCTGCTGCATGCCGAGATGCGCCGCCTCGATTCGCTGATCATGCGCGCCGCCGACGCCAACCAGGTGCCCGCCGGCGGCGCGCTGGCAGTGGACCGCGACGGCTTCTCAGCGGCCGTCACCAAGGCGCTGAACGATCATCCCCTGATCGAGATCGCGCGCGGCGAGGTCGCAGGCCTGCCGCCGGCCGAGTGGAGCAACGTCATCGTTGCGACCGGCCCCCTCACTTCGGCGCCGCTGGCCGACGCGATCCGCGAGTTGACCGACGAGAACGCCCTCGCCTTCTTCGACGCGATCGCGCCGATTGTGCACCGCGAATCCATCGACATGTCGGTGGCCTGGTTCCAGTCGCGCTACGACAAGGTCGGTCCCGGCGGCACCGGCGCCGACTACATCAACTGCCCGATGACGA of the Bradyrhizobium sp. WSM1417 genome contains:
- a CDS encoding DUF2189 domain-containing protein, which translates into the protein MATLYPGNVPSMAQTAEAAGPVIRTIQLSDLNDALKRGWDDFKAVPSHAIILCVIYPVLGLVLARVVMGYSVLPLLFPLAAGFALIGPFAALGLYELSSRRERYEEASAWDAMEVLRSPSFGAMLGLGALLLALFVTWVATAQAIYVAAFGYEGASGISDFLTRVLTSRQGWWLIVVGCGTGFLFALAALCISAVSFPLMLDRHAGAFEAMVTSLRVVAKNPVPMAAWGLIVAVLLALGTIPAFLGLAVVVPVLGHATWHLYRKAIAADPGARPVPPPPHRPRKPAADFPANLFPWRNRTDV
- a CDS encoding lytic murein transglycosylase — its product is MTPTISRLALAALAITASILSAQPALAAVACGSGNFDAWLADFKTDAAAKGVSQQAISAGLAGVTLDQSVLNRDRSQKVFSQTFEEFSGRMVPPRLTRGSNMMKQYGSVLSRIEQTYGVPGEVLVAIWGLETDFGVNTGKFATIRSVATLAYDCRRAEQFRAELLDALRIVQRGDLAPADMKGAWAGELGQTQFMPSSWMKYAVDFDGNGKRDLLHNAPDVLASTANYLAGYGWQKGKDWQPGSPNFAVLQQWNKSEVYSKTIAYFATQLARAP
- a CDS encoding DUF1127 domain-containing protein, which translates into the protein MLLSLIRMIQAFRDYQRNVAELSQLSDRELADIGLDRSDIPRVAAGQYQG